A stretch of Eleutherodactylus coqui strain aEleCoq1 chromosome 2, aEleCoq1.hap1, whole genome shotgun sequence DNA encodes these proteins:
- the LOC136610378 gene encoding olfactory receptor 10A7-like, translating into MTFEKSLINLVSSFKFLGMGQSRMVLILLVFWPARVNQHLEEDLEVVLIRTSSPLGRNLTAVTEFFLLGFQASKCVRAFLFCFLLVVYCGTICGNLLIITLVSTSKNLHTPMYFYISQLSISDILLTTDIVPNLLHILMTNGGTITFIGCITQYYFFAASEVFECFLLTVMSYDRYVAICNPLHYSSVMTRTCCVNLAIIAWCFGFSIPFMTTVTTAILKFCGPNVIDHFFCDVSPLLDLACSDIFIFHLQIMLLASPILIIPPTVIIVSYVKIIVTILRIPSGTGRHKAFSTCSSHLIVISIFFWTLFSAYFFPIQEQTFNSRKLLSLLYTVFTPFINPIIYSLRNSDIRKAVMKLINM; encoded by the exons ATGACCTTTGAGAAGTCTTTGATAAATCTTGTTTCTTCTTTCAAGTTTCTTGGAATGGGTCAATCTAGGATGGTTTTAATCTTGCTG gtgttctggcccgccAGGGTAAATCAGCACCTAGAGGAAGACCTAGaggtcgtccttatcaggactagttctccgctt GGAAGGAATCTTACAGCGGTCACAGAGTTTTTCCTCTTAGGATTTCAAGCTAGTAAATGTGTACGTGCTTTCCTCTTCTGTTTTCTCCTGGTGGTTTACTGTGGAACAATATGTGGGAACCTCCTGATCATCACGCTGGTGTCCACCAGCAAGAACCTCCACACTCCAATGTACTTCTACATCTCACAACTGTCCATCAGTGATATCTTGTTAACAACGGATATTGTCCCCAACTTGCTACATATCCTGATGACTAATGGGGGGACCATTACTTTTATTGGTTGCATTACTCAATATTATTTCTTTGCAGCCTCAGAAGTATTTGAATGTTTTCTGCTCACAGTCATGTCTTATGATAGGTATGTGGCCATCTGTAATCCACTCCATTATTCTTCTGTCATGACAAGGACATGTTGCGTGAATTTGGCCATCATCGCTTGGTGTTTTGGTTTTTCCATTCCATTCATGACTACTGTCACCACAGCAATATTAAAATTTTGCGGACCGAATGTTATTGACCATTTTTTCTGTGACGTAAGTCCTCTTCTGGACCTGGCTTGCTCTGATATCTTCATTTTTCACCTCCAAATTATGTTACTAGCTTCACCTATATTAATCATCCCACCCACAGTAATAATTGTATCTTATGTCAAGATTATTGTTACCATATTAAGGATCCCGTCAGGTACTGGTAGAcataaagccttctccacctgtagCTCCCACCTCATTGTGATCTCCATATTTTTCTGGACTCTGTTCAGTGCTTACTTTTTTCCAATACAAGAGCAAACCTTCAATAGTAGAAAGCTCTTGTCATTACTCTATACTGTATTTACTCCTTTCATCAACCCCATTATATACAGTCTAAGAAACAGCGATATAAGAAAAGCAGTAATGAAACTAATAAATATGTAA